A stretch of DNA from Methanobrevibacter wolinii SH:
ATCAATTGATAAATCTAAAAAATCTATTAGTAATCTTGTAAGATTAAGTCCAGATACTGCTACTATCTTAAAAGATGGTAGGGAAGAAGAAATTGAAGTAGATAAATTAAATATTGGTGATATTGTAGTAGTAAAACCAGGAGATAAAATACCAATTGATGGTATTATTAAAAAAGGTAGTACCTCAGTAAATCAAGCTTCAATTACTGGTGAAAGTTTAGCAGTATCTAAAAATATTGGTGATGAAGTCTTTTCATCAACAATAAATGAAGAAGGATATATTGAAGTTGAAGTAAGTAAAACTGCAGATAATACAGTATTTGCAAAAATTGTAGAATTAATTAAAGATTCAGAAGAGAAAAAAGCACATATTGATATATTTGTAGATAAATTTGCAAAATATTATACTCCTATTGTAGTAGTACTTGCAATTCTTGTTGCAACTATACCAACATTAATATTTGCTCAACCATTTAGTACATGGGTTTATAGAGCATTATGTTTACTTGTAATTTCATGTCCTTGTGCAGTTGCAATATCTACACCAGTATCTATGGTTTCAGCAATTACTGCAGGAACAAATAATGGTATTATTATTAAAGGTGGAGAATATGTAGAAGAATTATCAAATATTAAAGCAATAATGTTTGATAAAACAGGTACCTTAACAGAAGGTAAACTTAAAATAGATAATATTGTTCCAACTGATGGAAAAAATAGAGAAGATATATTAAAAATAGCTTGTTCTATTGAAGCAAAATCTAGTCATCCAATAGCTAAAACTTTTATGGAATGTGCAGATAAAAACAAATATGAATTATATGAAGTTGATAATTTCAAAAATATTCCCGGTAAAGGTTTAACTGGACTCATTAATAATGAATCATATTATGTAGGTAATAAAGAATTATTTAATTATAATGAAGATTTAAAATCAGATATTAATGATCTTAAACCTGAAGAAGGTAAAACTTTAATTATCATAGGTAATTCTAGGGAAATTCTTGGATATATAACTTTAAATGATAAAATTAGAGATGATACACCAAGTACACTTAAATATTTAAATGAAAACAATATTGAAACTATGATGATAACTGGAGACAATGAAAAAACTGCAAAAACAGTATCTGATTCAATTGGAATTAATAAATACTATGCAAATCTCCTACCTGATGATAAAGTAAATATTGTACGTGATGTTGCAAGTGAATATAAAAACATTGCTATGGTTGGAGATGGTGTTAATGATGCACCTTCACTTGCTATGAGTAATGTTGGTATTGCAATGGGTATGGGATCTGATGTTGCTATTGAAACTGGTGATATTGTATTATTAAATGATAATATCTCTAAATTATCTTATCTTGTTGGTCTTGCTAAAAAAACAATGAATGTTGTTAAAACAAATATTAGTGTTGCAGTTGCAGTTAAAGCAATTCTTGCAGTTGTTGCTATCTTAGGTTTCATTGCTTTATGGGAAGCAATTACTATTGGTGATGTTGGTTTAACATTAGTTGTTGTTGCTAATGCTTTAAGACTTGCAAATTATTAAAGTATCTTTTATTTTTTTTCTTTT
This window harbors:
- a CDS encoding heavy metal translocating P-type ATPase is translated as MSLHELNDDSSIKHHQHNIKHNHDSHDDCCSVGEHDYDSHDGCCSDEHHHHHNHSHSGGCACCNGEGILSDIDKEEETSKRSYYTIAFGIIIFILAYFIGEFNFNYGLITSHNLSITLYVLLVVVVGFDTIKEGIEGIFNLQVKIEFLMTIAVIGAFALNSCAEGALLILLYYISEFLEDLSIDKSKKSISNLVRLSPDTATILKDGREEEIEVDKLNIGDIVVVKPGDKIPIDGIIKKGSTSVNQASITGESLAVSKNIGDEVFSSTINEEGYIEVEVSKTADNTVFAKIVELIKDSEEKKAHIDIFVDKFAKYYTPIVVVLAILVATIPTLIFAQPFSTWVYRALCLLVISCPCAVAISTPVSMVSAITAGTNNGIIIKGGEYVEELSNIKAIMFDKTGTLTEGKLKIDNIVPTDGKNREDILKIACSIEAKSSHPIAKTFMECADKNKYELYEVDNFKNIPGKGLTGLINNESYYVGNKELFNYNEDLKSDINDLKPEEGKTLIIIGNSREILGYITLNDKIRDDTPSTLKYLNENNIETMMITGDNEKTAKTVSDSIGINKYYANLLPDDKVNIVRDVASEYKNIAMVGDGVNDAPSLAMSNVGIAMGMGSDVAIETGDIVLLNDNISKLSYLVGLAKKTMNVVKTNISVAVAVKAILAVVAILGFIALWEAITIGDVGLTLVVVANALRLANY